Genomic DNA from Garra rufa chromosome 18, GarRuf1.0, whole genome shotgun sequence:
ggtctttctttctacagtatTTCATTTTTGGTGTGCAATTGACCAtttgcaaacagcttgattgacaggcgatctgaccaatcataaagcCGAATCCtccattttgtccgacaaacaaatcagacaggagagtagattaacttcggtggacttgaacttgaaaattgCGTGTACGTCTTtccacattttaaataaaatacaatctgatgttcattcatgtttattttgtgcttcaAGTAAATAAGAAAAGATGACTGCTTCATGTGTAgattgatctaataaggcaatacagtgatctgtcacaacacattaaagagccataAAACGgtgtttattgtttgaatttcttttaaaaattacaattttaaatctgagactttgttgtTAGCGTCAACCTGTCTTGTTTGTTAGCATGTTGTAAGTTTCTTCTTTACTCCGCGGTGTATTTATCACTGTGTGAGAACATGATGAGTGGCGTGAGAAAGCCATGCCTTGTTGGACACAGCAACATAACAAAGGGGGACAGGtctttgcaaagggtcaattggGGGCCATAACTCACACTTTTTCGGGGCCAGATCAGGTCACTAGTACAGGTCTTTGGACTGTTTTGTTGTACAAGGCTTACCATTTCTTTAAAGAGTACTATTCTAGTAATGTAGCACACTATATTACTACAGAGTAATAATGGAGTCATGGTGACCCCAAAAAATTCAACCTGTTAACACTGAAATAAACCTAAGAACAACAATATTGGCAGCCCCTTTTAGTTTTCAAATTGACCTCTATAGCTCCAAAAGAAAAACATCAGCGAAATGTACATTTGTGCATTCAGTGAGGAAAAATGAACTTACTTATAAGTGCTGGTTACGGCAAATAGCCTCACTAGCTTCCTGCAACAACCTGCTTTCCCTTCCTGCCGTTTCTTTGGGGATTTTCTAAAAACAACTTTAGGAATTGCAGCAAAACTCCCTTTTTTATTGATACAAGCATTTTCCAGGTAATAGGCCAGATAATTATTATATAACTACTGGTCCGATGGCTTTCCTGTCTCGAAGGCTATCATGGAAAATGCCTTGAAATTACTTTGGCAATCAATATAATCTTTTAACCAGGTGCACATTGATTTAGCAGCACCAGCAAACATAGTCACAAGATGAGAGGAAAAACGGTTGTAATGGCAGGCAGATGGTGCCCACTTGAGAACTGACGTCTATTCTGATAACCACTATCAGAGGTCCTGTCATCATAAAACCGCTGAAAATGAGGAACTAACTCTGTGGCCGAAATACAGGATGGAGTGTTATTTAGATAGTCTTCTGTTTAAATGCCTCACAACGGTCTCCATATCCTGGTTTCAGATTCACCTGCACACACAATCCTAATAAGTGTATTGGCTCACAGCCACAGGGTTTATTATGAATATAAATTGAAGAGTTTCCCATTTTGTTAGCAGGTTGCGCTCAACTCACTCCACTGAATTCAGCTAAATCGCAGCTGTCTGTACTACTCCAGTTCTTAATCTCTGCTATCAGCAGACGCGTTATAGTTTGGCTGAGCCTTTTGTTTCACTATTCCATAAGGAACGAAGAGGTGGAGAGAAGGAGTAACGTTCATTAACGAACATTACCGCACCTGTTATAGCCTGAAGCGCTGATATGTATAAGTACTGTATATATGGGGAACTGAATGTTTGCTAATGTTTGAGAACTATTATCaatcattaaataaaatatattgtcaaaaatgtcaaaatcaCCATATCATTATCCATAAGTCAAAAAAACACGGAGATGGTCTACTTTCTATTGGCATAACAAAACAAAGCCACACAGATGCTTGTTTTGAATGTGTGCACTTGATATGaggccattatttactcacctgcCATGGCAGGCAACGTCATATTAAACCCTGTAAACAGAGGGAATATTGTCTTAACTAGGCAATAAGCTGGAAGTACTACCATCAGTGTGTGTGAATGGAAATAGTGAGTCGGGGCAGAACTTGGATAGTAGCTAGGAAAGTGCTTTATGTTGTCTGTCAAGCATGACACAGGCTTTCAACAACACTTCGTTTACAGGTTAATAAGCTCAATGCATTTCACAGACATGCACACGCTCACTTTTGCAGACTGATAATGCACTGTTTAATTCACTATTATGGTTagcaattacatttttacatattttaaataaaatgcatgatGCTTGTTTTTGTCAAACTGACCCCTATGAGATATATGGTGATTTTACAATAGTAtatacacagttgaggtcaaaagtttacatacaccttgcagaatctgcaaaatgttaatcatttgaccaaaataagagggattatagaaaatgcatgttgtttttatttagtactgacctgaataagacatttcacataaagtttacatatagtccacaaaagaaaattatagttgaatttataaaaattaccccatttaaaagtttacatacgcttgattcttgatactgtgttgctacctgaattatttttttgttttgtttttagtgttcttgagtcctgaacaattaaactgtccactgttcttaagaaaaatctttcaggtcccacaaattctttggtttttcagcatttttttttaacccttttcaacaatgagtGTATGATATTGAGATCTTGAGGGactcagggggtgaaaacttttggaatttgaaaattGGGgtaaattttgtcttctgggaaacatgtaagtatcttatgtagcttctgaagggcactgctaaatgaaaaaaaatatatatatttaggcaaaataagaaaaatgttcacatcttcattctgttcaaaagtttacacccctggctcataatgcattgtgtttacttctgaagcaaaaatgcagaaaaaccaaagaatttgtgggacctgaaggatttttctgaagaatagcggcAGTTATtatctcttgtagactatatgtaaacatattttatgtgaaatgtcttattcaggtatatatatatatatatatatatatatatatgtgtgtgtgtgtgtgtgtgtgtgtgtgtgtgtgtgtgtgtgcttttaacCTAATTAAATGAATTACATTCCACTATAGATTGGATCCAGACAGATCCAACTAAAGGATCAACATAGGTTAACTTAAGTaaactaataaaacaaataaaattccaATTATATTTTTGGAAATCATTGTGGTAGAAAGTGAGGTATTAACATGTCTGGTTTCAATCAGGGAACTTTTCAGGTGGAACAGAGATTTTACTTTGATTTCAGTCTGTAGCATGTAAACAATGTCCTGTGAATCCCCTCCAAATGGGACTAAAAGATAACACAAAAACTTTTCTTTCTCTGGAAAGAGTTGTACAGTCCTTTTGTCACCAGGCAGCACTGCACTGTGATGCATTTCCTGCGCAATCTCTCTACCACATCCTGTCTGCACATGTGACTTGAGTATCTGTACTCTATCTAACACGCGCACTTATGCCAAGATGCCACATATACATCAATCCACTCAACTTCCTTAGCAACGTGCACCAAAATACACTTATGGATTGCTACAATATTTATTTGCATATACTGTCAGCAAATAGATTTTATGACTGGTACTGtttctttattaatattaaacattatttgcaAAATACTGACattctatacacacacacatacacacacatatatatatatacatatatatgtgtgaTAGATGAGAACACTATAAAATACTTATGTCTGTAATCATATATTTCACTATGAAGGTATGCAGAGCATGGACCGGTTCTGATGTCATTCATATGATTAGTGGTTTGGAGGGAAGTTGTGCACAAAATTCTGCAGCCTACACCCTTAAGACACTCAGTCCCGACCAAAGAAGCTCTAAAATAGATCTCAAACAGACACCCGCACCTCATTCACTTCCTGTCAGAGCGGACACTAAACTAACATCTCACACTGATCAAGGGTCAGTTTTGACAAAAGTGAGAATAAAAGTTGCTAAGACAACAAAACAGTAATGGCAAAACATGGCGGCACACAGTACATAGTGATGCTGGCAAACAGATTATGCTccatttcttatttttaatagcAGTTTTATGCTTTAAAAAATCAGGGCCAATAGTTGGGTTCCTTTTCCAAAGAAGTCTGTCAACAGCAAAACCTTCTTAATTTATGTAAAGTCTATATATTATTATCATTGGTTTAAGCTCAAACTATTTCATAATACTCCAGAGACACAAATGTAAGTTAATTTCTTCATGCATAGAAGAAGCTCAGTTCATTCTGGCCTTTTCTTCTTCCTCAAGTTATTATATAACAAGCTCTAATAAAAAACATGCACACAGACACAGGCTGTTTTGTGTGAGGCATGGAAATACAGAATTAAGGATGCAGTCATGCAGTCAGCTTAGAAAACAGGAATAACGTCATTGGCAAAGTCTCTCGAGTTTTGCATGTCAGTTGTAACGTCTGGGGACAAAAGCCGTTGTGCGTGAACTGAACTGATTTCCCCCGAATTTTTCTCCTTGTAAAGTCAAATATACGTTGTTTTTTCTGTTGCCGCAGGCCAACATGACGTTTGGCACTGCTTACCGACTCCATAGCCAGTGTTCGCAACCACACACTCCGCAAACACCGCTCTGTGGTGTAAAATAGATTTTCTGAAGATAAGCAGTCTCATTTATTAATGACTGCATGTAAATTGCGTATTTGTGTGTACAGAATTACATTTTGTGCTCAATTTCCTCCcgtcgagcaggaaggaacttatcaggttttcaacttatcaggttgtagtttccttcctgctcgtcactcgacttatcgtgactaaattcaagatggcggcgaccgctaaacttcttgcagttactgtctgtataaatcttctcgtaaataaactaccggtgctttttctgagttctcaatgtctcgttttaaatgtcagggcccttggaagtctaccaatgaagtgtggagctactttgtgcctcgtaaatggcataaaacagtgatttatttacatggctacttcgatgccctattgactctcattgacaacctgttgtgagcatcggctaactgaccccagatttcggaccgcagtggacaagacgagatgagatatgcaaggtacgttcacactcgctatcatgattcattacactttaggtcaatatcacaccggagttctcctttaattccGACTCTGATTTATAAAATAGTTGCCACACAAATTTTACGCACAAAGACGTGCATATGGCCGGTAAATGCCCACGCAAAAATCATTGTCATTTGCACTcatgtcacaatttggtcagttacccgatgcgaggccatattggagatactcagatgtaaacaacagcatggattgcattgttaatgtactactggatatgttgttctgctaatttatgctgtctaaaccacaaatatatatatatatatatatatatatatatatatatatatatatataaaaaataatatagagaaggacttagtaaggaAAGGGCGTAATatatttgacaaactaaagttaatgggTAGAAAAGATACGTAGTATTATagctaatatattaaatatataaatattagcctaatatttaaccTACCTACTTGACAGGAAATGATaggaacaaaaacaaatgttgtcaagattcttccCCTAGAAATCCTTGTTTAGTTTGgacaaccacaaacaccttttgttcatcagacagtttttgcactcttctccttgatttgttataacatgacaataattgacctttttcagtagcaataatcagcaaaaaaaGTTGTTTGGTTCGGTGGCATTGTTtacaatatggccgattgatgacgtgttgtgaaaacactctagaTTGTGGGTTGTTGGTTCAGCATTGCAGCATGTGGTTGCTAAAGTCTTGTAAATGGTTTTTAGCACGTCCTTTTAGCGCCTGTGTAGTGGTTGCTTAGTGGCCCAAGTAAAGGAGTCCACTCTCAAGTCTTTGACATTGATATTCACCAATGGATATGATCATGTTGCTTCTTTGATGCAAATATTGCATATGAGCCATTTAAAATCTCTTCTAGGCCAAACTGAATTCGAAGTATCAGTCCTTATCACAAATGGTGCAAAACAATTTGCACGCTAAAGTTTGACACTTAGAGATAGTGGTTTAGATCAAGCCACGTTAAACATCCGCATGAGCAAAACTGCAGAaattttgcacgttaaaaaaggTCAATTGGTTATTGTCAATAAAACATAGCTCAGATAGAAATCAatcaaaccaagcagctttgtTAGTCACCACAGCAAGTTAATGCAACCAACTTGACAATGAACAAAATGCACCTTACAAACAATAATTTAGCAAGTCACTAATAAGATAACAACTTAGATGAACAAATTAGAGTGTCCCATCTCTACCAAGCTCCCATCTCTCCTGCCGTGCTAATTGCATACAACCCACCGTCAGCCCATTGTTTTGCCCAACAACTAAAAGGCCCATTCATGGCTTTGCTTTGGGTCCCCTTGTCTCCAAACTAATTAtgcattcagactttttttttttaacagacatCATGGCATGAAACGACTTCAGCCTTCGAAATCTGCTTAAAAACCCAATTACGTCTACAGCTGACAAGTTACCAACACACCCGTCTCTGTAACCAAAGACAAAACAATAGCTAATCAAGACACAAGGAACTATGCGCCATGGTACTGACACCAGCGCCTATCCAAAGAGGTTCTGACGTAACGGGCACCGGCTGTGAAGACAGACAAAAGGGAAACAACGtaaagagagcgagagaaaatAGAGGGGGGAGTGTTTAGTGACCTGAAAGGTCAGGCGGTACACTGGGGTGATGATGCAGTTTGTGTCTTGTCAAAGCACCATGGGGGAATGCGTTTGTGTGTGCAGGCAGAGGGCAAGGGTTCAGCTCTGACCTAAAGGAAGAGAATCGAGGCTTGTGGCCTGGAATCCTGGGGTCATTCTTTGGATGCACATTCCGATGCATATTCCTAACAGCGATCCGCACATTCCCTACAATGAATTCGTTTGACATCACTGAAGGTCTCTTAGAGTCCAGCATTAGAGGAATGCAACCAGGCTCTTCATACTACAATACACACAGTCTCTGCCCCATAGGAAGATGTTGTTTTTGAGGTTAGGAAAGCACATTACGGTGTAGTCCTTTGTATGAGCTGCCGGTATCGTAAGtgcaaagaaaaatatttttgaaagaaatcaaagACATCTGGACAATAAGAGCACTTGTGCTCAAATGGGAGGAGTTTAGTGTGAAGTGGACTTCAGAGAAAGCATAGAAaagagcaaaaaaacaaaaacaaaaaacatactaAAGAAATAGAGGGAAAAATACCATCcttttattttcaatttacattttcacaaaaaaaaaaaaaaaaagttatttacacAAACATGCCAAAAAGGCACTTATTAAATATCCTTCAGGACTAAAGTATTTTCAAATatgatcaaataataaaaaaaaaatccttcatttTGTACATCTTcaattaacaaaattacaaaaaataatacaaccacagaaaataaacattaaataaataacttaaacATGAACAAAATATGTACAAACATGCTTCTTGATTTGGGTGCAAAATGTGCACCAGGAAATAAAGTTAGACAATATTAATAAGCTAGTTAAAGGAGATGTTTAAGGAGTGATTAAGACACACTGGTCCACATTTTTGGGTCTTGTTAACTTGTTACAGAATTTCGAATAATATTCCAGCAACGAACAGACATACATCCGCATCTACTCTCAGCATTTTAGACAAATCTGAATACTTCACGTCTATAACTAATATTTAAAGGGGTAGctcacccaaaataaaaattctgtgattaattactcacactcatgtcgtttttaaactcgtaagacctttgttcatcgtcGGAaaactaattaagatattttctatgaaatccaaggcccagaaaggtagtaaggatattaaTAAAAGtcaaatgttatgaagctacaagactaCTTTTTGTGGGCCAAAGAAAAACAAGGGATTTAGGTAGTTGTGTTGCTcgtggatttcatcaaaattatatTAACCTGTTTtccaaacaaaggtcttacgggtttggtacgacatgagggtgagtaattaatgacagaatttaaattttggggtgaactatccctttaagttgccCAACTAATCGTTTGGCTTTGAAACTTTTGGCACACTTAAAATGACTACCAACCTGACCAAACAGGCTCTCGATTTTTCTCAGAAAACAATATGAAAACGCTATTTTATCCTCACTGGATTCTTTGGTTTATCTTGGCCTCCTCTTTTGGTCTTCAGTTTCCTTTACATTTAGTCTTTGGCTAAGTGAGTCTTTGAATCTCAGTTCGCTTTTGTTTCTCACAGTTTGCTTTCCTCCTCTTCCAGGGGTCGGTTTAGTCCGGGAATGTACTTCAACAGCCTCCGCCTGAAGCTCTTCTGTTTGGGTTTGCGCTGCAGTGTGCTGAACCCTCCGCACTGCTGTTTTTCTCCGTTAGGCACCGAGGATGATGACGACGCCGGGCCCCTGAGGTAACTGCGTGTGCTGGCGCTGCGGGTCAGGGTGGTCTTGGCAGTAGCAAAGAGCTCACTGGCGGGTCGGATGAGGCGTGGGCGACTGCTTTGAGTCTTCTCTCGGTTTGCGTCGAGCTCGTCGATGCTGGCGTTGTTGGAACGTTCTCCCTGAAAGATGCAGGTTTGGTAGAGTGGGTCGTCTTCAGTTGTTGTGGCGGTGCTAAGATGGCTGATGCTGCTGCACGTGCTACCGGTGTCACGTAATGCACGCATTGCCGCGGGGCTAGGAGCTCCCAGACTCCCGTACACACCGGCGGACTCTAGAGACTCGTACACAGCCACATCACTCATGACGATGCCTGTAAGAGTAAAAACAGATTTAATggaaaattacttaaattaagTCTTTAAGAGAACCTGCAGGCTATTAAAATACTGTGTTGGTATGCTAAGGCATTTAGTTTGATCTTTAATCACAACGGAAAAAAACGAACATCTGCTTCTAAATATATTTCTCTTCATCTACCACATTCTTAAAGCGTCTATCACAACATTGTGCTAACAGGAAGTGTTTTGTGTGATACAAATACATGCAGAAGTGCTCAAATGTCAGGTGTCCAACCTCTATACGTTATTGAAACAACAAGAGGGGAACGTGTCATTCTAAAGGCCTGGTTTAGCGAGATTGCTATCATGTGTGAAAAACTTACCATGCACAAGTCGCTGCTCTTGCACCATTAGAGATCTGTATTCATCCCATTTCTCATGCAAGGTTTGCTGGAGAGACAAAAAGACAAAGTTGGAATCATTTCATGTGTCATTTGGCTAGTCTGTTCGTTTACTTTTTCCCATCATCATCAGAGAACAGGGAAGTGTGTGGTCAGTGAGGTCAGACAGCTCTCAGTTCTCTATCGCTACTTCTCGCATCAACAAGCCATCAAATCTGAACTCACTGcagagttgtgtttttttttaattaattattttcataaaaaagAAGAATGTGTNNNNNNNNNNNNNNNNNNNNNNNNNNNNNNNNNNNNNNNNNNNNNNNNNNNNNNNNNNNNNNNNNNNNNNNNNNNNNNNNNNNNNNNNNNNNNNNNNNNNNNNNNNNNNNNNNNNNNNNNNNNNNNNNNNNNNNNNNNNNNNNNNNNNNNNNNNNNNNNNNNNNNNNNNNNNNNNNNNNNNNNNNNNNNNNNNNNNNNNNNNNNNNNNNNNNNNNNNNNNNNNNNNNNNNNNNNNNNNNNNNNNNNNNNNNNNNNNNNNNNNNNNNNNNNNNNNNNNNNNNNNNNNNNNNNNNNNNNNNNNNNNNNNNNNNNNNNNNNNNNNNNNNNNNNNNNNNNNNNNNNNNNNNNNNNNNNNNNNNNNNNNNNNNNNNNNNNNNNNNNNNNNNNNNNNNNNNNNNNNNNNNNNNNNNNNNNNNNNNNNNNNNNNNNNNNNNNNNNNNNNNNNNNNNNNNNNNNNNNNNNNNNNNNNNNNNNNNNNNNNNNNNNNNNNNNNNNNNNNNAAATCAAATAtagctgtgtatatttattatgtataaacacatacacacaaaatatctacatgtatatatttatattcatataatttatattacatataaatatgtttaatatataaacatacaatttttcttaaatatatacatgcatgtgttatATATACgcacataaatatacacagtacacacacacatattatgtacacaaaaacatttattttggatgcgattaatcacaattaatcattgCCTGGCACTAATTTTTTGTTTCAGctatttaaattaacaaaaatagttttgtaatagttaacaataacaactgAAAAGAGTGGGACAggtaaacaaaatacattttatgggtctgacttGTCTCTTCTgtctcatccatgtccagctatttttagctgtacaaaacagcttgttttgcagcttgatattgcaaattggtgtgtcttaccatattattttaatgtattatcttaattatgagcacactgctttgtggtgcaaacagttttaccttttactgcacgttgttattcttcccTATAGCACAACTCTCATCCATAAGCTTACttctgttttttaaaaaagctgaatatttatttgatttttgaaTCAGTTTTAGTTTGTATTCAAAAATAACTTCTGTTCTTTCAACCCTGACAAAAGCCAAAACATGTCTCTCAAATACCACAGACGTGACAACCAAAATGAAACCGTATTATAGTTGTATTTAAACATTATGGCCTAGGCATCTTCTTTCACCAATGAGAATGTCCTAAAGAATGTAAAAATGTGCTTTGCTTCATTTCAGACCGCGCTATGTCAGCTGTACTGTGTTATGTGAGGATTAAGACTGGCCTGTCAGTGGAACAGGTGGGGTGTGAGAGGAAACAGGTGTGGTCAGTGCTAGTGTTCGGTGCCAGACCGGGCAGCTGCGTTAAAGCTAGGCTTACATTACAACGCTTGTAAACGTCTCTGTATACAAGACGACACACTGCTTGATACAAGCATGTTGGTTTACATGTGACTTACCTTTAGATACTGCAGTCGCGCTTCCAATTCTGCTTTTCGTATAGAGTCACTGTAGACGGTTTCTAGCCTAGACACAGGAACAAAACAAGAGTGTTGCATGACAAAGTCACTTCCTATATTGTGCGGCATTACACTTCAAAGCCTCAAACTATTAAACACGCCAATTAAACAAAGTCAAAGAGCTCTTTAAAACACACTTACGTGTCTGAATTTGAGCTTAGTGGTAATACAAAACTCCCCTTCCCCCAAATGTATACCATTTCAGGAGTGGGATTGGTGATATGCATATGAAGCGGGAACCTCTTTTTAATGGGCTGCTGTAAACTTTCTCATTTACAGCATAACCCCGTGTTTAAAAGTGGAAATAATTGGGTTAAAAGCCGTGGAGAGGGAAGGCATGAACTTGTACGCATTCATGTGGTTCACATCACTGGTCTCCACACTATATAAATGGAGGTTCATTTTCACTGGCCTTTCATCTTTCATTAAAGAGGAAATAAAAGGGGGAAAGAGAGTGTGGTTCCAATCAAGTAATAGCAGATTTAATTTTTCATGCTAATCAAAAAAGACCACGGGTACACTTGGaacaatttagttttaatttaaacattCTACTTTGAGTAAAAAGTGACTATTTTGCTCATTTAAATGGTAGAACATTAAATATCTACATACCTAATGCTGTTCCCTGATGATTTAATGAGCTGGACGATTTCTTTATGGCGAAAGCCTTCAACAGAAGTGTCGTTCACGCTGGCGATCGTGTCTCCTGCAAACCCAAGAGAAGAGTGTTAAACTGAGAACAGATCTGATTGAACATTGTATATTTTGTGTACTGCATTTGgccttaaatggatagttcaaccaaatatttttatcatttactgACTTTCTCAAAGTAGTCACGTCTTGTGAGCTGCCATTTCCACACTATAAAAGTGAATGGGGACCAACTCCATTGAACACATTCAATTTCAGTTTGTTCCTCACAGAAGCCTATTAAATGCTTTTGAACATTTGAAATATAACGTGCAAGTTACACTGACTACATTTATGGTGCGTTTTTGACCTTTTTAGAGGTTGGCATGCATGGTCACAACTCACTTTCATTGTTTGGAAAAGAGCAACGTGAAAACTCTGCTAAACATCTAATTTCCACTGAAAAAGTCATtcgatttggaacaacatgaatatAAAAATTCTCCATCACAAAACCAACTTGGAGAATTTTGGGACgccattttattaaaatgttttgggACACATCTGCATGAGACGGTCTGGACTGCACACATCAATATGTAATGAAACAATTCCTTTTCTCCTCTGAGAGTTTTGGGTTTTCTTGTCTAAGAACGATGAGGTCATGTGCTTTTGAGAGACGGGCCAAAAAACACAATAGCGCAAAGCATGCAGGGAATGCAGGAAGCGAAACCAACACACACGCACAGCAACTCAGAGTAGGAGTTCCTCTTTACCTCTGATCTGACATC
This window encodes:
- the tamalin gene encoding general receptor for phosphoinositides 1-associated scaffold protein — protein: MKNMTFRRVKKLNSNEPDSGSLCHDIYFTSSKSDSCGTVDRGPSNSAELYNYKTLAYSGGTLPRNFKKNGGLQKWKPLALSPEPQRKTVILMKKEEEAFGFEIQTYGLHHQSENSVEMCTFVCKVHEDSPAQLAGLKVGDTIASVNDTSVEGFRHKEIVQLIKSSGNSIRLETVYSDSIRKAELEARLQYLKQTLHEKWDEYRSLMVQEQRLVHGIVMSDVAVYESLESAGVYGSLGAPSPAAMRALRDTGSTCSSISHLSTATTTEDDPLYQTCIFQGERSNNASIDELDANREKTQSSRPRLIRPASELFATAKTTLTRSASTRSYLRGPASSSSSVPNGEKQQCGGFSTLQRKPKQKSFRRRLLKYIPGLNRPLEEEESKL